The following are encoded together in the Proteiniphilum saccharofermentans genome:
- a CDS encoding SusC/RagA family TonB-linked outer membrane protein, producing MGKVLVISVVTFMVGMICPALLLGNSISDNLSDSFGVNQALQVRGNIVDETGEPLIGVSILIEGTSQGTVSDIDGNFVMNLQSAGVLQITYVGYKTQHIAVNQSNDNLRIVMEPEISTLDEVVAIGYGTARKRDLTGAVSSVKTSDIVQIPTSNAMDAIQGRVAGMDITRSSGSAGSGVNITIRGTKTLGYTDIYGTKTRNTEPLFIIDGVQGGSYADLNPNDIESIDVLKDASSTAIYGSLGANGVVIITTKRGRENRISINYDGYYGVNGFVDYPTPRIGESYMDVRREAYRAVGEWESQADDFKIFSNEEWDAIQNNQWVNWIDELVRQGRQQSHNVTVSSNNDKLNSYLSLGYYNEEGIFKKDDFTRYTLRVNLDYEVRKWLNIGVNSQLTYFDQNSVPSSMLTQALTYIPLGTPYDENGEINLFPVSGDAQRLSPLANYASENKAIDNTIALRSFNTAYLIIRPIEQLSWRSNLSTSVNAQRRGIYNGQYSTSQYGGSYINQAQVNKDLFRNYTWDNIITYADNIGDHYLEATGITTWIKNMDESYSSIGNDQLLDSYLFYSLGATDPASRLIYSNYIQSQTFGLAARLSYNYLGKYYITATGRWDGSSTLAPGHQWDFFPSVSGAWRINEEPFMAFSSDWLSNLKLRASYGTSGNAGAPPYATQGGSVSANTRFGFNDDPVLVYQFAYLVGNPSLGWEKSTSTNLGFDIGLWNNRIDLNLDLYNIDTDNILMARSLPPSTGAGGSSSAQFSTYQNIGKTNNKGIEITLNTVNIDRRDLKWNSTLTFTSNKEKIVSLITGEDIISGQNPEIASLLIGRPIDSFYSYKLDGIWQLGEEEEMAKYKLNGAENAFTPGSLKVVDSNGDFNITTDDRQYLGSRSPKFTIGLNNSLYYKGFDLGLSMLMRWGQMIDAEFLGRFDPSGVSNSPDYLNYWTPENPSNDFPRPKKDGRIYDNFGYMSLNYIDGSYFKIRNVNLGYTIPAALSGKMGINKLRFYITASNLFTVAKSHLIKNYDPERGGSESMPLTKQVVFGVNFNF from the coding sequence ATGGGTAAAGTTTTGGTTATTAGCGTTGTTACTTTTATGGTCGGGATGATCTGTCCCGCTTTGCTATTGGGAAACAGTATTTCCGATAATTTATCTGACAGCTTTGGAGTAAATCAGGCTTTACAGGTTAGAGGGAATATAGTAGATGAGACAGGAGAACCGTTAATCGGTGTCTCCATACTCATAGAAGGAACTTCGCAGGGAACAGTATCAGATATCGATGGGAATTTCGTAATGAACCTTCAATCAGCGGGTGTTTTACAGATAACGTATGTGGGTTATAAAACACAGCACATAGCAGTCAACCAGAGCAATGACAATCTGAGGATTGTGATGGAACCGGAGATCAGCACCCTGGATGAAGTGGTGGCTATTGGCTATGGTACCGCAAGAAAAAGAGATTTGACAGGAGCGGTGTCATCCGTAAAAACATCGGATATTGTGCAGATACCCACGTCCAATGCCATGGATGCTATCCAGGGTAGAGTGGCAGGAATGGATATAACCCGGTCGAGCGGAAGCGCCGGATCAGGGGTGAACATTACCATAAGGGGTACCAAAACCCTGGGATATACGGATATCTATGGGACTAAAACAAGAAATACCGAACCGCTTTTCATCATAGACGGTGTGCAGGGCGGATCCTATGCGGATTTGAACCCTAATGACATAGAGAGTATCGATGTATTGAAAGATGCTTCTTCAACGGCAATATATGGATCATTAGGCGCCAACGGTGTTGTAATTATTACTACCAAAAGGGGACGGGAAAACAGGATCAGTATAAATTATGATGGTTATTATGGTGTCAATGGGTTTGTTGATTACCCGACGCCCAGGATCGGTGAATCGTATATGGATGTAAGAAGAGAGGCTTACAGGGCAGTTGGGGAATGGGAATCCCAGGCGGATGATTTCAAGATATTCTCGAACGAAGAATGGGATGCCATACAAAACAACCAGTGGGTGAACTGGATCGACGAACTGGTACGGCAGGGAAGACAACAAAGCCATAATGTGACAGTTTCTTCCAATAATGATAAATTGAATTCGTATCTTTCATTGGGCTATTACAATGAAGAAGGTATCTTTAAAAAAGATGATTTCACCAGATACACGTTGCGGGTAAATCTTGATTACGAAGTAAGAAAATGGTTGAATATAGGAGTGAATTCCCAGTTGACTTATTTCGATCAGAATAGTGTTCCAAGCAGTATGCTTACCCAGGCACTGACCTATATTCCGCTGGGTACTCCTTATGACGAAAACGGAGAAATAAATCTGTTTCCTGTGTCGGGTGACGCACAAAGATTATCGCCGTTGGCCAATTATGCCTCAGAGAATAAGGCGATTGACAATACAATTGCCCTGAGATCGTTTAATACGGCCTATCTGATTATCAGGCCCATTGAGCAGTTAAGCTGGAGGTCTAATCTTTCCACATCCGTAAATGCGCAGAGAAGGGGTATATATAATGGTCAATACTCCACCAGCCAGTATGGAGGAAGTTACATAAACCAGGCTCAGGTGAATAAGGATTTATTCAGGAACTATACATGGGACAATATAATTACCTATGCCGATAATATAGGAGATCATTATCTGGAAGCGACCGGGATTACCACATGGATCAAAAATATGGATGAAAGTTATTCATCGATTGGAAATGACCAACTGCTGGATTCATACCTGTTTTACTCCCTTGGCGCTACAGATCCTGCAAGCCGGTTGATTTATTCAAATTATATACAATCTCAGACATTTGGTCTGGCAGCGCGTCTTTCATACAATTATCTGGGTAAATATTATATTACGGCTACCGGCAGATGGGACGGTTCTTCGACACTTGCACCGGGCCATCAATGGGATTTCTTTCCCTCTGTTTCGGGTGCATGGCGCATAAATGAGGAACCTTTTATGGCATTTTCCTCAGATTGGTTAAGCAATTTAAAGCTAAGGGCCAGTTATGGTACATCAGGAAATGCCGGCGCGCCGCCCTATGCAACACAGGGTGGGAGCGTGTCTGCCAATACGAGATTCGGCTTTAATGATGATCCAGTTTTAGTGTATCAGTTCGCTTATCTGGTAGGGAATCCTTCGCTTGGATGGGAAAAATCAACTTCTACCAATCTTGGGTTTGACATCGGCCTATGGAATAACAGGATCGATCTCAACCTCGATCTGTACAATATTGATACGGATAATATATTGATGGCCAGAAGCCTGCCGCCATCCACCGGCGCCGGAGGATCCAGCTCGGCACAATTCTCCACCTATCAGAATATCGGAAAGACCAATAATAAGGGAATAGAGATCACATTGAACACGGTAAATATAGACAGAAGAGACCTGAAATGGAACTCAACCCTGACATTTACTTCCAATAAGGAAAAGATCGTGTCGTTGATTACCGGTGAAGATATCATATCAGGTCAAAATCCGGAGATAGCGTCCTTACTGATAGGGAGACCAATAGATTCTTTTTACTCCTATAAACTGGATGGCATCTGGCAATTGGGGGAAGAAGAGGAAATGGCTAAATATAAGTTGAACGGAGCGGAAAATGCTTTTACTCCCGGCAGTCTGAAAGTGGTGGACAGCAATGGGGATTTCAATATCACCACAGACGACCGTCAGTATCTGGGGAGCAGATCGCCCAAGTTCACTATCGGACTGAATAATTCTTTATATTACAAAGGTTTTGACCTGGGGTTATCTATGTTGATGAGATGGGGTCAAATGATCGATGCCGAGTTTCTAGGGAGATTCGATCCTTCGGGAGTATCCAATAGCCCGGATTATCTGAATTACTGGACTCCTGAAAATCCGTCGAATGATTTTCCAAGACCCAAAAAAGACGGGAGAATATATGATAACTTTGGATATATGTCCCTTAATTATATTGATGGCTCTTATTTTAAAATAAGGAATGTAAATCTCGGCTATACAATCCCTGCCGCATTATCGGGCAAAATGGGGATTAATAAGTTAAGATTCTATATTACGGCTTCTAATTTATTTACTGTCGCCAAGAGCCATTTGATAAAGAATTATGATCCGGAACGGGGAGGCTCTGAAAGTATGCCCTTGACCAAACAAGTGGTATTTGGTGTGAATTTTAATTTTTAA
- a CDS encoding RagB/SusD family nutrient uptake outer membrane protein — protein sequence MRSTIKNILLGAVLLAVTMKFQSCSLDEYNPGGFTMEAMSATEEGYQTLVNQCYFAMQRYFYGTDSWMALTEGNTDLWTYQRNMSTSWTQWFWFFAGAAPNTTYTNNWWNGTYDGIGSCNTAIYYADRVPFKTEEERNAKLAEARFLRAIYYFNAVEQFGAVTMITEPAQSINFKPERTDPLTIYEEIIIPDLLFALEWLGKGTDATTTIPTKKAALGFLAKAYLQTVQYDDSKKYAADALRYAKMLIDDAEAGGAQYNAYMYPSYEDVFKEANNWNNKEALWKHRWYAGADGHGSSNGNYRLNRNNEYFGCNLFQFGAFTDTQEYRISYEGNQSGQFMPTQHLLSLFMQDDDTLDPRFNIVFTTEWDANTRYIWDESTVHRFDRKESVTGSVIEVGDPGVRFLMPQDPGYTTESANKLSRDYLVVDYKDVYNDTEKRVKANYAYQNPSGDYTSDGSSENPFNYFYPSLNKHNSSNFYVANASQRRNGNLNATFMMRMGEVYLIAAEADIYANGGANAAQYINKVRARAGAQPLSGAVTVRTVLDERGRELCGEYSRHYDLKRTGMFKDNSYLQSTHPDLAVFFKPEYALRPIPTAFIQALEGGGSYYQNPGY from the coding sequence ATGAGATCTACAATAAAAAATATATTACTTGGAGCTGTATTGCTCGCTGTAACGATGAAATTCCAATCCTGTTCTCTGGATGAGTATAATCCGGGAGGATTTACAATGGAGGCAATGTCTGCCACAGAGGAAGGTTATCAGACACTGGTCAATCAGTGCTATTTCGCAATGCAGCGGTATTTCTATGGAACTGATAGCTGGATGGCGCTTACCGAAGGGAATACGGACCTGTGGACATATCAACGCAATATGTCAACCAGCTGGACCCAGTGGTTTTGGTTTTTTGCCGGAGCCGCTCCCAATACAACCTATACAAACAATTGGTGGAACGGAACCTATGATGGGATCGGCTCATGTAATACGGCCATTTACTATGCCGACAGGGTGCCTTTTAAAACCGAAGAAGAGCGCAACGCCAAACTTGCCGAGGCGCGTTTCTTGAGAGCCATTTACTATTTTAATGCTGTAGAACAGTTTGGCGCTGTTACGATGATAACTGAGCCGGCACAGTCCATTAATTTTAAACCCGAAAGGACCGATCCATTGACTATCTATGAAGAGATAATCATTCCCGACCTGTTGTTTGCTTTGGAATGGTTGGGAAAAGGAACTGATGCCACTACGACTATTCCTACAAAGAAGGCTGCACTCGGTTTCCTGGCTAAAGCGTATCTACAAACGGTACAATACGATGATTCCAAAAAATATGCTGCAGATGCATTACGTTATGCGAAGATGTTGATTGATGATGCAGAAGCAGGAGGTGCGCAGTACAATGCCTATATGTATCCCAGTTACGAAGATGTATTTAAAGAAGCTAACAACTGGAATAATAAAGAGGCACTTTGGAAACATCGCTGGTATGCCGGTGCCGACGGACATGGGTCGAGTAACGGAAATTACCGGTTGAACAGGAATAATGAATATTTCGGTTGTAATCTGTTCCAATTTGGTGCCTTCACCGATACGCAGGAGTACCGTATTTCCTACGAAGGGAATCAATCCGGGCAGTTTATGCCGACACAACATCTCCTGAGCCTGTTTATGCAGGATGATGATACGCTGGATCCGAGATTTAATATTGTGTTTACTACAGAGTGGGATGCAAATACCCGGTATATATGGGACGAATCCACTGTACACCGGTTTGATCGTAAAGAGAGTGTTACCGGATCAGTGATCGAGGTGGGTGACCCTGGAGTCCGGTTTCTTATGCCGCAGGATCCTGGCTATACAACTGAATCCGCCAATAAACTGAGCCGGGACTATCTGGTGGTTGATTATAAGGATGTCTATAATGATACAGAGAAAAGAGTAAAAGCGAATTATGCATACCAGAATCCGTCGGGAGATTATACATCCGACGGATCCTCTGAGAATCCGTTCAATTATTTCTATCCGTCACTCAATAAGCATAACAGCAGCAATTTCTATGTGGCAAATGCCAGTCAAAGAAGAAACGGGAACCTCAACGCTACTTTTATGATGCGTATGGGCGAAGTATATCTGATTGCGGCAGAGGCCGATATCTATGCGAATGGTGGAGCCAATGCAGCCCAGTATATTAACAAAGTACGTGCCCGGGCGGGTGCGCAACCCTTAAGCGGAGCAGTTACGGTGCGTACGGTGCTGGATGAAAGAGGCCGTGAATTATGCGGCGAATATTCCAGACATTATGACCTAAAACGTACAGGTATGTTTAAGGATAATAGCTATTTACAGAGTACGCACCCCGATTTGGCTGTATTCTTTAAACCCGAATATGCTTTACGTCCCATACCTACCGCATTTATCCAGGCATTGGAAGGTGGCGGAAGTTATTATCAGAACCCCGGGTATTAA